A genomic region of Canis aureus isolate CA01 chromosome 16, VMU_Caureus_v.1.0, whole genome shotgun sequence contains the following coding sequences:
- the GJD3 gene encoding gap junction delta-3 protein, which translates to MGEWAFLGSLLDAVQLQSPLVGRLWLVVMLIFRILVLATVGGAVFEDEQEEFVCNTLQPGCRQTCYDRAFPVSHYRFWLFHILLLSAPPVLFVIYAVHRAGKGAGAGAGAEAEAEADAGPGPSPRRRCYLLSVALRLLAELAFLAAQALLYGFRVAPHFACAGAPCPHTVDCFVSRPTEKTVFVLFYFAVGLLSALLSVAELGHLLWKGRPRAGRRHRAHEGAQLLPPPPPPPPPPPRPAPCGPPAYAHPAPARDKASLATARQDLAI; encoded by the coding sequence ATGGGGGAGTGGGCGTTCCTGGGCTCGCTGCTGGACGCCGTGCAGCTGCAGTCGCCGCTCGTGGGCCGCCTGTGGCTGGTGGTCATGCTCATCTTCCGCATCCTGGTGCTGGCCACCGTGGGCGGCGCCGTGTTCGAGGACGAGCAGGAGGAGTTCGTGTGCAACACGCTGCAGCCGGGCTGCCGCCAGACGTGCTACGACCGCGCCTTCCCCGTCTCGCACTACCGCTTCTGGCTCTTCCACATCCTGCTGCTGTCGGCGCCGCCCGTGCTCTTCGTCATCTACGCGGTGCACCGGGCGGGCaagggcgcgggcgcgggcgcgggcgcggaggcggaggcggaggcggacgCGGGCCCCGGGCCGTCCCCGCGCCGCCGCTGCTACCTGCTGAGCGTGGCGCTGCGCCTGCTGGCCGAGCTGGCCTTCCTGGCGGCCCAGGCGCTGCTCTACGGCTTCCGCGTGGCCCCGCACTTCGCGTGCGCCGGCGCGCCCTGCCCGCACACCGTGGACTGCTTCGTGAGCCGGCCCACCGAGAAGACCGTCTTCGTGCTCTTCTACTTCGCCGTCGGGCTGCTCTCGGCGCTGCTCAGCGTGGCCGAGCTGGGCCACCTGCTCTGGAAGGGCCGCCCGCGCGCCGGCCGCCGCCACCGCGCGCACGAGGGGGCGCAGctgctcccgccgccgccgccgccgccgccgccgccgccgcgccccgccccctgcggccCGCCCGCCTATGCGcaccccgcgcccgcccgcgacAAGGCGTCCCTGGCCACCGCCCGCCAGGACCTGGCCATCTAG